A window from Populus trichocarpa isolate Nisqually-1 chromosome 3, P.trichocarpa_v4.1, whole genome shotgun sequence encodes these proteins:
- the LOC18111172 gene encoding protein DMP3: MSLRPRTTPSSKKSSIPAEISTGSSSSATSNDNYINKNEPETPKSPSRPPTFSQRAISQTLTSTANLANLLPTGTLLAFQILTPIFTNNGACDSATAPMTSVLLALLAVSCFLGSFTDSVKSPTDGQVYYGFATLKGMFLFDCPDPVGSGLSDLSKLKLRFIDVVHAVLSVLVFVAVALRDKNVLSCFYPMPKHETQEVLDVIPVGIGLICSLLFMAFPTRRHGIGYPVTPGK; encoded by the coding sequence ATGTCTCTCAGACCAAGAACAACACCTTCCTCAAAGAAATCATCCATACCTGCTGAAATATCCACAGGAAGTTCAAGCTCGGCTACTAGCAACGATAATTACATCAATAAGAATGAGCCTGAAACTCCAAAATCCCCATCAAGACCACCCACTTTCTCTCAAAGGGCAATCTCGCAAACCCTAACAAGTACAGCAAACCTAGCCAACCTCCTTCCCACAGGCACCCTCTTAGCATTCCAGATCCTCACCCCTATATTTACCAACAATGGTGCCTGTGATTCTGCCACAGCGCCCATGACTTCTGTCCTCCTTGCTCTCCTCGctgtttcttgttttcttggcTCCTTCACGGACAGTGTCAAGTCACCAACAGATGGACAAGTCTACTATGGTTTCGCAACCCTTAAAGGGATGTTTCTGTTTGACTGCCCGGATCCTGTTGGTTCAGGCTTGTCTGATCTGAGCAAGCTCAAGCTAAGGTTCATTGATGTGGTTCATGCAGTTTTATCAGTGCTTGTGTTTGTTGCTGTGGCTTTGAGGGATAAGAACGTTTTGAGTTGCTTTTATCCTATGCCTAAACATGAGACTCAGGAGGTTTTGGATGTCATCCCTGTTGGGATTGGTCTCATCTGCAGCTTGTTGTTTATGGCTTTCCCTACCAGAAGGCATGGGATCGGCTACCCCGTTACACCAGGCAAATAA
- the LOC18111171 gene encoding uncharacterized protein LOC18111171 isoform X3, with translation MTEVNPKASPEESPNERPSKISKTLQEEGDSSEEEEEKEAVDKSMKPGLQRYLVAVEYIGTRFCGSQQQLNHRTVVGVLQEAFHKFIGQPVTICLSSRTDAGVHALSNVCHVDVERISKRKPGEVLPPHEPAVVRKAVNHFLQKEGDIMVTDVRSVSAHFHARFKAQERTYFYRLLIGPELLSTFEKDRAWHVSEELDLVSMQEACKVLVGHHDFSSFRASGCQAKSPFRTLEELSVLEVVSTPYFPSITEREQNSSNGEGPHSFHNKCKTGLPTGSISNGFLAGGSNSGTDLGFGIRRRHRCYVITARSRSFLYHQLKEY, from the exons atGACAGAAGTAAACCCAAAAGCCTCACCTGAAGAATCTCCGAACGAAAGACCTTCAAAGATCTCTAAAACCCTTCAAGAAGAAGGAGACTCGagcgaggaagaagaagaaaaagaagctgTAGATAAATCAATGAAGCCAGGACTTCAACGTTACTTGGTAGCTGTTGAGTACATAGGCACTCGATTCTGTGGCTCCCAGCAACAGCTTAATCATAGAACTGTTGTTGGTGTCCTTCag GAGGCATTTCATAAATTCATTGGGCAGCCTGTAACAATCTGTCTATCCAGCAGGACT gaTGCAGGAGTACATGCATTGTCTAATGTTTGCCATGTTGATGTGGAACGCATAAGCAAAAGGAAGCCAGGTGAAGTG TTACCGCCTCACGAACCAGCAGTAGTCAGAAAAGCCGTGAACCATTTCCTGCAG AAGGAAGGTGATATTATGGTGACTGATGTTCGAAGTGTTTCGGCTCATTTCCATGCGAGATTCAAAGCTCAAGAGCGCAC gtactTCTACCGCTTGCTGATTGGACCAGAGCTTTTGTCCACCTTTGAAAAAGACCGGGCATGGCATGTATCAGAGGAGTTAGATCTTGTTTCCATGCAG GAAGCTTGCAAAGTTCTTGTTGGACATCATGATTTTAGTTCCTTCCGGGCATCTGGTTGTCAG GCAAAATCACCATTCAGAACCTTAGAAGAACTTTCTGTTTTGGAGGTGGTTTCAACTCCATATTTTCCATCCATCACAGAAAGAGAACAGAACAGTTCAAACGGGGAAGGTCCTCATTCATTCCATAACAAGTGTAAGACTGGCTTACCAACTGGATCTATTTCCAATGGTTTTTTGGCAGGGGGCTCCAATAGTGGAACTGATTTAGGTTTTGGGATAAGGAGAAGGCATCGCTGCTATGTCATAACAGCTCGTTCTCGCTCTTTTCTCTACCACCAG ttGAAAGAATACTGA
- the LOC18111170 gene encoding YTH domain-containing protein ECT4 isoform X1 → MATETKLDQRLESSPVVAKPVDNNVGSGIDGLPSDSTPTISASGNGVSDTKVNGSAVSITKREADQEPNAASSYSYQYPGYSGSSTQLDDQVYYQADGSQTGMQSDNGSMVYYWPSYPYASGTVVGVDGQSVAQQPYFSSSGYLQHPVSYGLEAMPCYSWDSAYVGDVSNGNAVFENGKGGSGSTAFAQSNGFNSTKSNGNIGSKISKPMYTQLVRPMTKVSPSGSDFSAGLFKGYQPMGKFPPFTSQKPGPFPHNGPLNYRQNGRMWTGNYRNISRDRFNKNYDFENQTELTRGPRASNKNAPLDLLVNKNASLDSSVKDELGIAMRKEQYNLPDFETEYANAKFFVIKSYSEDDIHKSIKYDVWASTPNGNKKLDAAFHNAEEVSSDTGYKCPIFLFFSVNGSGQFVGFAEMVGQVDFNKDMDFWQIDKWNGFFPVKWHVVKDIPNGHLRHIVLENNDGHSVTFSRDTQEIVLKQGLEMLNIFKSYSAKTSLLDDFNFYEKREKSLNTKKGNKPATLQMEIFKNGDFAKHTTAEEGISEDDSRTKKTTNPSSLINLTKNLSLSGHIQKSNPIKKPIGNSDPPVPSP, encoded by the exons ATGGCCACCGAAACCAAACTTGACCAAC GATTGGAGTCGAGCCCTGTTGTTGCTAAGCCAGTTGACAACAATGTG GGTTCTGGAATAGATGGACTCCCTTCAGATTCGACTCCCACCATTTCGGCTTCTGGGAATGGTGTTTCTGACACCAAAGTTAATGGCAGTGCGGTATCTATCACCAAAAGGGAGGCTGATCAAGAGCCAAATGCTGCTAGTAGTTATAGTTATCAATACCCAG GCTACAGTGGGTCCTCCACGCAATTGGATGATCAAGTTTATTACCAAGCAGATGGTTCCCAAACA GGCATGCAATCGGATAATGGTTCAATGGTTTATTATTGGCCTAGCTATCCATATGCTTCAGGAACGGTAGTTGGTGTTGATGGGCAAAGTGTTGCTCAACAGCCATATTTTTCTTCCTCGGGATATCTACAGCATCCTGTGTCCTATGGGTTAGAAGCCATGCCTTGTTATTCATGGGATTCAGCATATGTCGGTGATGTCTCGAATGGAAATGCTGTTTTTGAAAACGGAAAAGGTGGCTCAGGTTCCACTGCGTTTGCCCAGTCAAATGGCTTCAACTCTACAAAATCTAATGGCAACATTGGCAGCAAAATTTCCAAGCCTATGTACACTCAACTTGTCAGACCTATGACCAAG GTTTCTCCATCGGGTTCAGATTTTTCAGCAGGCCTTTTTAAGGGATACCAACCTATGGGAAAGTTTCCTCCATTTACTTCCCAAAAACCAGGTCCATTCCCACACAATGGTCCATTGAACTACAGGCAAAATGGAAGAATGTGGACTGGGAATTACAGAAACATATCAAGAGAcagattcaataaaaattatgattttgaaaacCAAACTGAATTAACTCGTGGTCCTAGGGCATCCAACAAAAATGCTCCATTGGATTTGTTGGTCAACAAAAATGCTTCGTTGGACTCCTCAGTAAAGGACGAGTTGGGAATTGCAATGCGCAAAGAGCAATATAACTTACCAGATTTTGAAACCGAGTATGCTAATGCCAagttttttgttatcaaatctTATAGTGAAGATGACATTCACAAGAGCATTAAATATGATGTATGGGCAAGTACCCCAAATGGCAATAAGAAGCTAGATGCTGCATTCCACAATGCAGAAGAGGTTTCAAGTGATACCGGGTACAAATGTCcaattttcctctttttttca GTAAATGGAAGTGGACAGTTTGTTGGCTTTGCTGAGATGGTTGGTCAGGTTGACTTTAACAAAGACATGGATTTTTGGCAAATTGACAAATGGAACGGTTTTTTCCCTGTGAAGTGGCATGTAGTAAAAGACATTCCTAATGGTCATCTGCGGCATATTGTGCTTGAAAATAATGATGGACATTCTGTAACTTTCAGCCGGGACACTCAAGAG ATTGTACTCAAGCAAGGTTTGGAAATGCTTAATATTTTCAAGAGTTATTCTGCAAAAACATCTTTGTTAGATGACTTCAACTTCTATGAAAAGCGAGAGAAATCTCTTAACACCAAAAAGGGCAACAAGCCTGCTACTTTGCAAATGGAAATATTTAAGAACGGTGATTTCGCT AAGCATACAACAGCCGAAGAAGGGATATCTGAAGATGACTCAAGGACCAAGAAAACTACTAATCCCTCATCTCTTAtcaatttaactaaaaatctcTCACTCAGTGGTCACATCCAGAAGAGTAACCCTATAAAGAAGCCAATAGGAAATTCAGATCCACCTGTTCCTTCACCATAG
- the LOC18111170 gene encoding YTH domain-containing protein ECT4 isoform X2 translates to MATETKLDQRLESSPVVAKPVDNNVGSGIDGLPSDSTPTISASGNGVSDTKVNGSAVSITKREADQEPNAASSYSYQYPGYSGSSTQLDDQVYYQADGSQTGMQSDNGSMVYYWPSYPYASGTVVGVDGQSVAQQPYFSSSGYLQHPVSYGLEAMPCYSWDSAYVGDVSNGNAVFENGKGGSGSTAFAQSNGFNSTKSNGNIGSKISKPMYTQLVRPMTKVSPSGSDFSAGLFKGYQPMGKFPPFTSQKPGPFPHNGPLNYRQNGRMWTGNYRNISRDRFNKNYDFENQTELTRGPRASNKNAPLDLLVNKNASLDSSVKDELGIAMRKEQYNLPDFETEYANAKFFVIKSYSEDDIHKSIKYDVWASTPNGNKKLDAAFHNAEEVSSDTGYKCPIFLFFSVNGSGQFVGFAEMVGQVDFNKDMDFWQIDKWNGFFPVKWHVVKDIPNGHLRHIVLENNDGHSVTFSRDTQEGGKKKIMQ, encoded by the exons ATGGCCACCGAAACCAAACTTGACCAAC GATTGGAGTCGAGCCCTGTTGTTGCTAAGCCAGTTGACAACAATGTG GGTTCTGGAATAGATGGACTCCCTTCAGATTCGACTCCCACCATTTCGGCTTCTGGGAATGGTGTTTCTGACACCAAAGTTAATGGCAGTGCGGTATCTATCACCAAAAGGGAGGCTGATCAAGAGCCAAATGCTGCTAGTAGTTATAGTTATCAATACCCAG GCTACAGTGGGTCCTCCACGCAATTGGATGATCAAGTTTATTACCAAGCAGATGGTTCCCAAACA GGCATGCAATCGGATAATGGTTCAATGGTTTATTATTGGCCTAGCTATCCATATGCTTCAGGAACGGTAGTTGGTGTTGATGGGCAAAGTGTTGCTCAACAGCCATATTTTTCTTCCTCGGGATATCTACAGCATCCTGTGTCCTATGGGTTAGAAGCCATGCCTTGTTATTCATGGGATTCAGCATATGTCGGTGATGTCTCGAATGGAAATGCTGTTTTTGAAAACGGAAAAGGTGGCTCAGGTTCCACTGCGTTTGCCCAGTCAAATGGCTTCAACTCTACAAAATCTAATGGCAACATTGGCAGCAAAATTTCCAAGCCTATGTACACTCAACTTGTCAGACCTATGACCAAG GTTTCTCCATCGGGTTCAGATTTTTCAGCAGGCCTTTTTAAGGGATACCAACCTATGGGAAAGTTTCCTCCATTTACTTCCCAAAAACCAGGTCCATTCCCACACAATGGTCCATTGAACTACAGGCAAAATGGAAGAATGTGGACTGGGAATTACAGAAACATATCAAGAGAcagattcaataaaaattatgattttgaaaacCAAACTGAATTAACTCGTGGTCCTAGGGCATCCAACAAAAATGCTCCATTGGATTTGTTGGTCAACAAAAATGCTTCGTTGGACTCCTCAGTAAAGGACGAGTTGGGAATTGCAATGCGCAAAGAGCAATATAACTTACCAGATTTTGAAACCGAGTATGCTAATGCCAagttttttgttatcaaatctTATAGTGAAGATGACATTCACAAGAGCATTAAATATGATGTATGGGCAAGTACCCCAAATGGCAATAAGAAGCTAGATGCTGCATTCCACAATGCAGAAGAGGTTTCAAGTGATACCGGGTACAAATGTCcaattttcctctttttttca GTAAATGGAAGTGGACAGTTTGTTGGCTTTGCTGAGATGGTTGGTCAGGTTGACTTTAACAAAGACATGGATTTTTGGCAAATTGACAAATGGAACGGTTTTTTCCCTGTGAAGTGGCATGTAGTAAAAGACATTCCTAATGGTCATCTGCGGCATATTGTGCTTGAAAATAATGATGGACATTCTGTAACTTTCAGCCGGGACACTCAAGAG GgtgggaagaagaaaataatgcagTGA
- the LOC18111171 gene encoding uncharacterized protein LOC18111171 isoform X1 produces the protein MTEVNPKASPEESPNERPSKISKTLQEEGDSSEEEEEKEAVDKSMKPGLQRYLVAVEYIGTRFCGSQQQLNHRTVVGVLQEAFHKFIGQPVTICLSSRTDAGVHALSNVCHVDVERISKRKPGEVLPPHEPAVVRKAVNHFLQKEGDIMVTDVRSVSAHFHARFKAQERTYFYRLLIGPELLSTFEKDRAWHVSEELDLVSMQEACKVLVGHHDFSSFRASGCQAKSPFRTLEELSVLEVVSTPYFPSITEREQNSSNGEGPHSFHNKCKTGLPTGSISNGFLAGGSNSGTDLGFGIRRRHRCYVITARSRSFLYHQVRLLVGVLKSVGTGDLTVSDVERILNARSITAASPMAPACGLYLGHVKYEPL, from the exons atGACAGAAGTAAACCCAAAAGCCTCACCTGAAGAATCTCCGAACGAAAGACCTTCAAAGATCTCTAAAACCCTTCAAGAAGAAGGAGACTCGagcgaggaagaagaagaaaaagaagctgTAGATAAATCAATGAAGCCAGGACTTCAACGTTACTTGGTAGCTGTTGAGTACATAGGCACTCGATTCTGTGGCTCCCAGCAACAGCTTAATCATAGAACTGTTGTTGGTGTCCTTCag GAGGCATTTCATAAATTCATTGGGCAGCCTGTAACAATCTGTCTATCCAGCAGGACT gaTGCAGGAGTACATGCATTGTCTAATGTTTGCCATGTTGATGTGGAACGCATAAGCAAAAGGAAGCCAGGTGAAGTG TTACCGCCTCACGAACCAGCAGTAGTCAGAAAAGCCGTGAACCATTTCCTGCAG AAGGAAGGTGATATTATGGTGACTGATGTTCGAAGTGTTTCGGCTCATTTCCATGCGAGATTCAAAGCTCAAGAGCGCAC gtactTCTACCGCTTGCTGATTGGACCAGAGCTTTTGTCCACCTTTGAAAAAGACCGGGCATGGCATGTATCAGAGGAGTTAGATCTTGTTTCCATGCAG GAAGCTTGCAAAGTTCTTGTTGGACATCATGATTTTAGTTCCTTCCGGGCATCTGGTTGTCAG GCAAAATCACCATTCAGAACCTTAGAAGAACTTTCTGTTTTGGAGGTGGTTTCAACTCCATATTTTCCATCCATCACAGAAAGAGAACAGAACAGTTCAAACGGGGAAGGTCCTCATTCATTCCATAACAAGTGTAAGACTGGCTTACCAACTGGATCTATTTCCAATGGTTTTTTGGCAGGGGGCTCCAATAGTGGAACTGATTTAGGTTTTGGGATAAGGAGAAGGCATCGCTGCTATGTCATAACAGCTCGTTCTCGCTCTTTTCTCTACCACCAG GTTAGACTGCTTGTTGGTGTTCTTAAATCTGTGGGCACTGGAGATCTAACAGTTTCAGATG ttGAAAGAATACTGAATGCCAGGTCTATTACTGCTGCAAGTCCTATGGCTCCTGCATGTGGTCTCTACCTCGGACATGTTAAGTATGAGCCGCTGTGA
- the LOC18111171 gene encoding uncharacterized protein LOC18111171 isoform X2 has protein sequence MTEVNPKASPEESPNERPSKISKTLQEEGDSSEEEEEKEAVDKSMKPGLQRYLVAVEYIGTRFCGSQQQLNHRTVVGVLQEAFHKFIGQPVTICLSSRTDAGVHALSNVCHVDVERISKRKPGEVLPPHEPAVVRKAVNHFLQEGDIMVTDVRSVSAHFHARFKAQERTYFYRLLIGPELLSTFEKDRAWHVSEELDLVSMQEACKVLVGHHDFSSFRASGCQAKSPFRTLEELSVLEVVSTPYFPSITEREQNSSNGEGPHSFHNKCKTGLPTGSISNGFLAGGSNSGTDLGFGIRRRHRCYVITARSRSFLYHQVRLLVGVLKSVGTGDLTVSDVERILNARSITAASPMAPACGLYLGHVKYEPL, from the exons atGACAGAAGTAAACCCAAAAGCCTCACCTGAAGAATCTCCGAACGAAAGACCTTCAAAGATCTCTAAAACCCTTCAAGAAGAAGGAGACTCGagcgaggaagaagaagaaaaagaagctgTAGATAAATCAATGAAGCCAGGACTTCAACGTTACTTGGTAGCTGTTGAGTACATAGGCACTCGATTCTGTGGCTCCCAGCAACAGCTTAATCATAGAACTGTTGTTGGTGTCCTTCag GAGGCATTTCATAAATTCATTGGGCAGCCTGTAACAATCTGTCTATCCAGCAGGACT gaTGCAGGAGTACATGCATTGTCTAATGTTTGCCATGTTGATGTGGAACGCATAAGCAAAAGGAAGCCAGGTGAAGTG TTACCGCCTCACGAACCAGCAGTAGTCAGAAAAGCCGTGAACCATTTCCTGCAG GAAGGTGATATTATGGTGACTGATGTTCGAAGTGTTTCGGCTCATTTCCATGCGAGATTCAAAGCTCAAGAGCGCAC gtactTCTACCGCTTGCTGATTGGACCAGAGCTTTTGTCCACCTTTGAAAAAGACCGGGCATGGCATGTATCAGAGGAGTTAGATCTTGTTTCCATGCAG GAAGCTTGCAAAGTTCTTGTTGGACATCATGATTTTAGTTCCTTCCGGGCATCTGGTTGTCAG GCAAAATCACCATTCAGAACCTTAGAAGAACTTTCTGTTTTGGAGGTGGTTTCAACTCCATATTTTCCATCCATCACAGAAAGAGAACAGAACAGTTCAAACGGGGAAGGTCCTCATTCATTCCATAACAAGTGTAAGACTGGCTTACCAACTGGATCTATTTCCAATGGTTTTTTGGCAGGGGGCTCCAATAGTGGAACTGATTTAGGTTTTGGGATAAGGAGAAGGCATCGCTGCTATGTCATAACAGCTCGTTCTCGCTCTTTTCTCTACCACCAG GTTAGACTGCTTGTTGGTGTTCTTAAATCTGTGGGCACTGGAGATCTAACAGTTTCAGATG ttGAAAGAATACTGAATGCCAGGTCTATTACTGCTGCAAGTCCTATGGCTCCTGCATGTGGTCTCTACCTCGGACATGTTAAGTATGAGCCGCTGTGA